The Columba livia isolate bColLiv1 breed racing homer chromosome 21, bColLiv1.pat.W.v2, whole genome shotgun sequence genome has a segment encoding these proteins:
- the LOC102097188 gene encoding regulatory solute carrier protein family 1 member 1 isoform X1, translating to MLLTVFCLRRDRSELTFSLQVDADFELQNFRALCELESGIPAAESQIVYAERPLTDNNRSLASYGLKDGDVVILRQKETVEPRPSIRFPGLPRIDFSSIAVPGTSTQQQPPAAQRPRPSPPDAPSFPQGLDNPALLREMLLANPHELSLLKERNPPLAEALLSGDLEKFTRVLLEQQKDRARREQERIRLYSADPFDLEAQAKIEEDIRQQNIEENMTIAMEEAPESFGQVVMLYINCKVNGHPVKAFVDSGAQMTIMSQACAERCNIMRLVDRRWAGIAKGVGTQKIIGRVHLAQVQIEGDFLACSFSILEEQPMDMLLGLDMLKRHQCSIDLKKNVLVIGTTGSQTTFLPEGELPECARLAYGAGREDVRPEEIADQELAEAIQKSVEEAENSDKETTSLEMPSLPASDGFQNPVQSSGLNSKICNPTNQLLDRSVSAPAAICSSESSLAEPTDPRAARSFESPTEFQITPEEQHPLSLPHLSKNASSANNDPSPQPGEVTCCNPACLSQKTLKDAFIADSLKECNAKEQDRHQEHPLEVTKEKNLADAEHGQNKDTCLSSEQEQKHELPVDHQMCKEPEEEHLEKQMKTTDPEAPVMEEAGQPERPPAGTRGGGLEDTALSCVKGSIQASASRSCLHTETFMEIDVIEQSVAGASEQKQQAENSRVSDPSSDISSMEVESLKPASSSSDPLSTGDVPRSNSTSEVPATYNELSDVAAQDNSSPSSTRQLDTDAGRPSEEPCFCLASALKELHKLLIISRKGECKTLASEDVSRLEGVHQEPAAQQKGLSEDEQKGSDAAGQEQSCSSCEGSSEAGRAEGKQFWDSSAGNISAGSPGHVPSALGEGALENHECSGGSDLVVVNSAATSDQQQSSEQAEVWAEGSQSPTSEKNASVSSTCAWDEALDGDTRSLFAGAPGGSSGSAPEGPLPSGGCEEPQLRPRPGCAGLSSASSPPAFPAADVDRILGAGFTTREALEALEQADGNADLALLILLAKNIVVPT from the exons ATGCTGCTCACCGTGTTCTGCCTGCGCCGCGACCGCAGCGAGCTCACCTTCTCCCTCCAGGTGGACGCCGACTTCGAACTGCAAAACTTCCGGGCGCTCTGCGAGCTGGAGTCCGGGATCCCGGCGGCCGAGAGCCAG ATAGTCTATGCGGAGCGGCCTCTGACGGACAACAACAGATCTCTGGCCTCCTATGGCTTGAAAGACGGGGACGTGGTGATTTTGCGGCAGAAGGAGACGGTGGAGCCGCGGCCCTCGATCCGCTTCCCAG GTCTGCCGCGGATCGACTTCAGCAGCATCGCGGTTCCGGGGACGTCCACGCAGCAGCAGCCGCCAGCGGCACAGCGCCCGCGGCCCTCGCCCCCCGATGCGCCTTCGTTCCCGCAGGGTCTGGACAACCCAGCGCTGCTGCGGGAGATGCTGCTGGCGAACCCCCACGAGCTGTCCCTGCTCAAGGAGCGCAATCCGCCGCTGGCCGAGGCTTTGCTCAGCGGAGACCTCG AGAAGttcaccagggtgctgctggaacAGCAGAAGGACCGAGCGCGGCGGGAGCAGGAGAGGATCCGACTCTATTCCGCTGACCCTTTCGATCTCGAGGCCCAGGCCAAGATAGAAGAAGACATAAG GCAACAAAACATTGAAGAAAACATGACGATAGCAATGGAGGAGGCCCCCGAGAGCTTTGGCCAGGTGGTGATGCTGTACATCAACTGCAAAGTCAACGGACATCCAGTGAAAGCCTTTGTTGACTCAG GTGCCCAGATGACCATCATGAGCCAAGCTTGCGCCGAAAGGTGCAACATCATGCGGCTGGTAGATCGGCGGTGGGCCGGCATCGCCAAAGGCGTGGGGACGCAGAAAATAATCGGCAGAGTGCACTTAG CTCAGGTCCAGATCGAAGGGGATTTCCTGGCGTGTTCCTTCTCCATCCTTGAAGAGCAGCCCATGGAcatgctgctggggctggataTGCTCAAGAGGCATCAG TGTTCCATCGATCTCAAGAAGAACGTGCTGGTGATCGGCACCACCGGCTCGCAGACCACGTTCCTGCCGGAGGGCGAGCTCCCCGAGTGCGCCCGCCTGGCGTACGGGGCCGGGCGGGAGGACGTGCGGCCGGAGGAGATTGCGGACCAGGAGCTGGCAGAAGCAATACAGAAATCCGTAGAGGAAGCAG AGAATAGTGACAAAGAAACTACCTCACTGGAAATGCCCTCATTACCAGCTTCTGATGGGTTTCAAAATCCAGTCCAGTCTTCAGGACTAAATTCCAAGATCTGTAATCCCACAAATCAATTACTTGATCGTTCTGTCTCTGCCCCTGCTGCAATTTGCTCATCCGAATCTAGCCTCGCAGAGCCCACTGATCCTAGAGCCGCCAGGTCTTTCGAGTCTCCAACCGAATTCCAGATAACCCCAGAAGAACAACATCCTCTCTCATTACCGCATCTTTCCAAGAACGCTTCCTCGGCAAATAACGACCCTTCTCCCCAGCCGGGGGAGGTAACCTGTTGCAATCCAGCTTGCCTTTCACAGAAGACACTCAAAGACGCATTTATTGCTGACAGTCTAAAGGAATGTAACGCTAAAGAACAAGACCGCCATCAGGAACACCCTTTGGAagtgacaaaagaaaagaatttgGCTGACGCTGAGCATGGGCAAAATAAAGATACGTGTCTGTCTTCAGAACAGGAACAAAAGCATGAGCTTCCCGTAGACCATCAGATGTGCAAAGAACCAGAGGAGGAACATCTGGAGAAGCAAATGAAGACAACTGACCCAGAAGCTCCTGTCATGGAAGAAGCCGGCCAGCCAGAACGTCCTCCTGCGGGAACGAGAGGAGGTGGACTGGAGGACACGGCTCTGTCCTGCGTGAAAGGGAGTATCCAAGCATCAGCCTCCCGGAGCTGCCTGCACACGGAAACCTTCATGGAAATAGATGTCATTGAGCAGTCTGTAGCTGGAGCGAGcgagcagaagcagcaggctGAGAACAGTAGAGTGTCTGACCCAAGCTCAGACATCTCTTCCATGGAGGTGGAGTCGCTGAAGCCTGCGTCCTCCTCGAGTGATCCGCTCTCCACCGGTGACGTCCCACGGTCCAACAGCACTAGTGAAGTTCCTGCCACTTATAACGAGTTGTCTGATGTGGCGGCTCAAGACAACTCGTCCCCCTCCAGCACCCGCCAGCTGGACACGGATGCGGGAAGACCTTCCGAAGAGCCGTGTTTCTGTCTGGCATCAGCCTTGAAAGAGCTTCACAAACTCTTGATCATCAGTCGGAAAGGAGAATGTAAAACCCTCGCTTCTGAAGACGTCTCTCGGCTGGAAGGGGTTCACCAAGAGCCAGCGGCGCAGCAGAAGGGGCTTTCTGAAGATGAGCAGAAAGGCTCAGATGCAGCCGGCCAGGAACAGAGCTGTTCCTCCTGCGAGGGGAGTTCTGAAGCTGGAAGAGCAGAGGGGAAACAGTTTTGGGATTCCAGCGCAGGCAACATCAGCGCTGGGTCTCCCGGTCACGTGCCGTCAGCTCTCGGAGAAGGTGCTTTAGAGAATCACGAGTGTTCGGGAGGGAGCGATTTGGTCGTGGTGAATTCTGCAGCGACATCCGACCAGCAACAGAGCTCTGAGCAAGCGGAGGTTTGGGCAGAAGGTTCTCAGAGTCCGACTTCAGAGAAAAACGCATCTGTTTCCTCCACGTGTGCTTGGGATGAAGCTTTGGATGGAGATACTCGGAGCCTGTTCGCAGGAGCGCCCGGGGGAAGCAGCGGTTCTGCTCCTGAAGGGCCGTTGCCATCGGGTGGGTGTGAGGAACCGCAGCTGCGCCCCCGACCCGGCTGTGCTGGACTTTCCTCGGCCTCTTCTCCACCTGCTTTCCCTGCGGCCGATGTCGACCGCATCCTCGGCGCTGGTTTTACCACGCGGGAAGCTCTCGAGGCTCTGGAACAAGCGGATGGAAACGCAGATCTGGCTCTTCTCATTTTGCTAGCCAAAAATATCGTCGTTCCTACGTAA
- the LOC102097188 gene encoding protein DDI1 homolog 2 isoform X2 codes for MLLTVFCLRRDRSELTFSLQVDADFELQNFRALCELESGIPAAESQIVYAERPLTDNNRSLASYGLKDGDVVILRQKETVEPRPSIRFPGLPRIDFSSIAVPGTSTQQQPPAAQRPRPSPPDAPSFPQGLDNPALLREMLLANPHELSLLKERNPPLAEALLSGDLEKFTRVLLEQQKDRARREQERIRLYSADPFDLEAQAKIEEDIRQQNIEENMTIAMEEAPESFGQVVMLYINCKVNGHPVKAFVDSGAQMTIMSQACAERCNIMRLVDRRWAGIAKGVGTQKIIGRVHLAQVQIEGDFLACSFSILEEQPMDMLLGLDMLKRHQCSIDLKKNVLVIGTTGSQTTFLPEGELPECARLAYGAGREDVRPEEIADQELAEAIQKSVEEAERQKP; via the exons ATGCTGCTCACCGTGTTCTGCCTGCGCCGCGACCGCAGCGAGCTCACCTTCTCCCTCCAGGTGGACGCCGACTTCGAACTGCAAAACTTCCGGGCGCTCTGCGAGCTGGAGTCCGGGATCCCGGCGGCCGAGAGCCAG ATAGTCTATGCGGAGCGGCCTCTGACGGACAACAACAGATCTCTGGCCTCCTATGGCTTGAAAGACGGGGACGTGGTGATTTTGCGGCAGAAGGAGACGGTGGAGCCGCGGCCCTCGATCCGCTTCCCAG GTCTGCCGCGGATCGACTTCAGCAGCATCGCGGTTCCGGGGACGTCCACGCAGCAGCAGCCGCCAGCGGCACAGCGCCCGCGGCCCTCGCCCCCCGATGCGCCTTCGTTCCCGCAGGGTCTGGACAACCCAGCGCTGCTGCGGGAGATGCTGCTGGCGAACCCCCACGAGCTGTCCCTGCTCAAGGAGCGCAATCCGCCGCTGGCCGAGGCTTTGCTCAGCGGAGACCTCG AGAAGttcaccagggtgctgctggaacAGCAGAAGGACCGAGCGCGGCGGGAGCAGGAGAGGATCCGACTCTATTCCGCTGACCCTTTCGATCTCGAGGCCCAGGCCAAGATAGAAGAAGACATAAG GCAACAAAACATTGAAGAAAACATGACGATAGCAATGGAGGAGGCCCCCGAGAGCTTTGGCCAGGTGGTGATGCTGTACATCAACTGCAAAGTCAACGGACATCCAGTGAAAGCCTTTGTTGACTCAG GTGCCCAGATGACCATCATGAGCCAAGCTTGCGCCGAAAGGTGCAACATCATGCGGCTGGTAGATCGGCGGTGGGCCGGCATCGCCAAAGGCGTGGGGACGCAGAAAATAATCGGCAGAGTGCACTTAG CTCAGGTCCAGATCGAAGGGGATTTCCTGGCGTGTTCCTTCTCCATCCTTGAAGAGCAGCCCATGGAcatgctgctggggctggataTGCTCAAGAGGCATCAG TGTTCCATCGATCTCAAGAAGAACGTGCTGGTGATCGGCACCACCGGCTCGCAGACCACGTTCCTGCCGGAGGGCGAGCTCCCCGAGTGCGCCCGCCTGGCGTACGGGGCCGGGCGGGAGGACGTGCGGCCGGAGGAGATTGCGGACCAGGAGCTGGCAGAAGCAATACAGAAATCCGTAGAGGAAGCAG AACGTCAGAAGCCTTGA
- the DDOST gene encoding dolichyl-diphosphooligosaccharide--protein glycosyltransferase 48 kDa subunit, which translates to MAASALRLWGLLAVLAAAEGGPRTLVLLENGNLRDTHSLFFRSLADRGFDLTFRTADDASLSLIKYGEFLYDNLIIFSPSIEDFGGNINVETITAFIDGGGSVLVAASSDIGDPLRELGSECGIEFDEERTAVIDHHNYDISDPGQHTLIVADTENLLKAPTIVGRAALNPILFRGVGMVADPDNPLVLDILTGSSTSYSFFPDKPITQYPHAVGKNTLLIAGLQARNNARVVFSGSLDFFSDAFFNSAVQKAAPGSKRYSQTGNYELAVALSRWVFKEEGVLRVGAVSHHRVGELAPPNAYTVTDLVEYSIVIEKLSDGKWVPFDGDDIQLEFVRIDPFVRTFLKRNGGKYSVRFKLPDVYGVFQFKVDYNRLGYTHLYSSTQVSVRPLQHTQYERFIPSAYPYYAGAFSMMVGLFMFSIVFLHMKEKEKSD; encoded by the exons ATGGCGGCGTCCGCGCTGCGGTTGTGGGGGCTCCTGGCGGTGCTGGCGGCGGCTGAGGGGGGACCCCgcaccctggtgctgctggagaacGGCAACCTGCGGGACACGCACTCGCTCTTCTTCCGCAGCCTGGCGG ACAGGGGCTTCGATCTGACGTTCCGGACGGCGGATGATGCGAGTCTGTCCCTGATCAAATATGGAGAATTTCTATATGACAACTTAATCATTTTCTCACCATCCATAGAAG ATTTTGGTGGGAACATCAACGTGGAGACCATCACCGCCTTCATCGATGGTGGTGGGAGCGTCCTCGTGGCCGCCAGCTCAGACATTG GCGACCCGCTGCGGGAGCTGGGCAGTGAGTGCGGGATTGAGTTTGACGAGGAAAGGACAGCTGTGATCGACCATCACAACTACGATATATCCGACCCCGGCCAG CACACGCTCATTGTTGCTGACACTGAAAATCTGCTGAAGGCCCCCACCATTGTGGGGAGAGCGGCGCTGAACCCCATCCTCTTCCGAGGGGTCGG GATGGTGGCTGATCCCGACAACCCGCTGGTGCTGGACATCCTGACCGGCTCCTCCACCTCTTACTCCTTCTTCCCAGACAAACCCATAACCCAG TACCCGCACGCGGTCGGGAAGAACACCCTCCTGATCGCCGGCCTCCAAGCCCGCAACAACGCCCGCGTCGTTTTCAGCGGCTCCTTGGATTTCTTTAGCGATGCTTTCTTCAATTCCGCCGTGCAGAAAGCTGCCCCTGGCTCCAAGAG GTACTCGCAGACGGGGAATTATGAGCTGGCCGTCGCCTTGTCCCGCTGGGTGTTCAAGGAGGAGGGAGTGCTGCGCGTGGGGGCCGTGTCCCACCACCGCGTGGGGGAACTGGCGCCTCCCAACGCCTACACCGTCACCGACCTCGTG GAGTACAGCATTGTCATCGAAAAGCTTTCTGACGGCAAGTGGGTCCCGTTCGACGGCGATGACATTCAGCTGGAGTTCGTCCGCATCGACCCCTTTGTGCGCACCTTCCTGAAGCGGAACG GCGGCAAATACAGCGTGAGGTTCAAGCTGCCGGATGTCTACGGGGTGTTTCAGTTCAAGGTGGATTATAACCGCCTGGGTTACACCCACCTCTACTCCTCCACCCAG GTGTCCGTCCGTCCCCTCCAGCACACCCAGTACGAACGTTTCATCCCCTCGGCGTACCCCTACTACGCTGGCGCCTTCTCCATGATGGTTGGACTCTTCATGTTCAGCATCGTCTTCCTGCacatgaaagagaaggaaaaatccGATTGA